One window from the genome of Mucilaginibacter ginsenosidivorans encodes:
- a CDS encoding SDR family oxidoreductase, with amino-acid sequence MYENQYHDTDLSRYSFLVTGGAGFIGSNLVKYLLKYNAGKVRVLDNFLTGYRRNIEPFFDNPAFELMEGDIRDIEICKKAIAGIDYVTHQAALGSVPRSINDPVTTNAVNISGFLNMIYAVKDSGHIRRFIYAASSSTYGSSQELPKIEERIGKPLSPYAVTKYVNELYADLFSRVYGLQSIGLRYFNIFGPGQSPESEYAAAIPKFILAAKSRKAPMINGDGEQTRDFTFVENAVQANIKAFFVENVPAEDSVYNIACGSQTSLNQLWQEITNVLGVQIDPFYRESQKGDVRHSLANIDKAGNILGYKPLIGFKEGIRTTIEAFNYQ; translated from the coding sequence ATGTATGAGAACCAATACCATGATACAGATTTAAGCCGGTACAGTTTCCTGGTAACAGGCGGAGCAGGATTCATCGGCTCGAACCTGGTGAAATATTTACTGAAATATAATGCCGGTAAGGTGCGCGTACTCGATAATTTCCTGACCGGTTACCGCCGTAATATTGAGCCTTTTTTTGATAACCCCGCGTTTGAATTGATGGAGGGGGACATCAGGGATATTGAAATTTGTAAGAAAGCGATCGCCGGGATAGACTATGTAACACACCAGGCTGCTTTGGGCTCGGTTCCCCGTTCAATAAACGATCCGGTTACTACCAACGCGGTCAACATTTCAGGCTTTCTGAATATGATCTATGCGGTTAAGGATAGTGGCCATATCAGGCGCTTTATTTATGCCGCATCGTCTTCTACTTACGGCAGCAGCCAGGAACTTCCCAAAATCGAAGAGCGAATCGGGAAACCCCTTTCACCGTATGCAGTAACTAAATATGTCAACGAGTTATATGCCGACTTATTTTCGAGGGTTTACGGGTTACAATCTATCGGGCTGCGTTACTTCAATATTTTTGGCCCCGGACAAAGTCCGGAAAGCGAATACGCAGCGGCCATACCAAAATTTATCCTGGCTGCTAAATCGCGCAAGGCGCCTATGATCAACGGCGACGGCGAACAAACAAGGGACTTTACCTTTGTGGAAAATGCGGTACAGGCCAATATTAAAGCCTTTTTTGTAGAAAATGTCCCTGCAGAGGACAGCGTATATAATATCGCGTGTGGGAGCCAGACATCGCTAAACCAGCTTTGGCAGGAAATCACTAATGTTTTAGGCGTGCAAATTGATCCTTTTTACCGCGAAAGCCAGAAAGGTGATGTGCGGCATAGCCTGGCTAACATTGATAAGGCCGGCAACATATTAGGGTATAAACCATTGATTGGCTTTAAGGAGGGGATCAGGACCACTATCGAGGCCTTTAATTATCAATAA
- a CDS encoding GumC domain-containing protein, with amino-acid sequence MFSQEQILRIISNVLKKWHFLLIAALIGAAVGYIRIRSKLPVYTSNISFVLSTDPRPNSGLYNLATQLGFDAISSNPDNIFSGDNIIELFKSRKLIGAALLSEIDTKPRQTLINLIARKQFKDQYNSVGPFGNDLDKFSPAQKMLYQQIISFVEKSFIVFKKDKKLIIYIISVTSTNSDITYYTAKVLLDETSRYFIETKTKVFASGVKLLQHEADSLANVLSGIFSSTASMNDRTYDLNPAITVQRSGSMFNQAKAAAYDAAYIEVMRNLEIAKVNLQKETPLYRVIDETDLPLVPQKDSLIRHMSITTLIGLLFMTVLLGVDELLKK; translated from the coding sequence ATGTTCAGCCAGGAACAAATACTCCGTATAATATCTAATGTTCTTAAGAAATGGCACTTCTTATTGATCGCTGCTCTTATAGGTGCAGCCGTCGGTTATATCAGGATACGAAGCAAACTACCCGTTTATACATCTAATATAAGCTTCGTTTTATCGACGGACCCAAGACCGAACAGCGGATTGTATAATTTGGCAACACAACTTGGCTTTGATGCCATATCCAGCAATCCTGATAATATTTTCTCGGGTGACAACATTATCGAATTATTCAAATCGAGGAAACTGATCGGCGCAGCCTTATTGTCGGAAATAGATACAAAGCCGCGTCAAACCCTGATCAACCTCATCGCCCGCAAGCAATTTAAGGATCAATATAACTCGGTGGGCCCATTTGGAAACGACCTTGATAAGTTCTCGCCTGCCCAGAAAATGCTGTACCAGCAAATAATCAGTTTTGTCGAAAAATCCTTTATTGTATTTAAAAAAGATAAAAAGCTGATCATTTATATTATCAGCGTTACGTCCACCAATTCCGATATTACTTATTATACAGCTAAGGTTTTATTGGACGAAACCTCCAGGTATTTTATTGAGACCAAGACAAAGGTTTTTGCTTCGGGTGTAAAACTTTTACAGCACGAAGCCGATAGCCTGGCAAACGTGCTCAGCGGCATCTTCTCCTCCACAGCCTCGATGAATGACCGTACTTACGACCTTAACCCCGCTATTACCGTTCAGCGCTCGGGGTCTATGTTCAACCAGGCAAAAGCAGCGGCCTATGATGCGGCGTACATTGAGGTGATGCGCAACCTGGAGATAGCAAAGGTTAACCTGCAAAAGGAAACGCCGTTATACAGAGTAATAGACGAAACCGACCTGCCCCTGGTACCGCAGAAGGATAGCCTTATCAGGCACATGTCCATCACTACTTTGATTGGGTTACTATTTATGACCGTACTGCTTGGTGTAGACGAATTATTAAAAAAATAA
- a CDS encoding lipopolysaccharide biosynthesis protein, with translation MSFYKSFGIYTICGLAAKGISFFLLPFFTHYLSQSEYGIIVIFSNSIYFIAPLMNMGIGETFTVEYVSIDKKQLTGFVSTSLTIPVLVLLIVLLIVIAFHGFFYRLTGLTTQVQYIVCFFSFSNFFSDYLFTVLRNKNKALSFGMLAILKTVLELTLAVVFIRFLKMGYMGRVQSMFISTAVVFIVTLFYFIKSGLLTFSYSKSWAMLILKRGFPAIPLFFMVFVLYNTDKYMINYFFGPARAGLYGLAAQFAFIITMLSSAFITPFYPFLYENLNKGNLRKVVIVTSSYMLLLGITGLAIYLLAPVGFRYFIAPKFYSSLYYLPFLIVGQFFYSAYMILGGLVYYKRQNNVYYFIAPVVILFTIAVNYYLLNTLKIEQFAYTSALSYMFCFILVAFFYRQELKKGLMILYRSGFKFIN, from the coding sequence TTGAGCTTTTACAAATCATTCGGGATATATACAATTTGTGGTTTGGCCGCCAAAGGCATTTCGTTTTTCCTGTTGCCGTTTTTTACCCACTATCTTTCGCAAAGCGAGTACGGCATCATCGTAATCTTTTCCAACTCTATCTATTTCATAGCTCCGCTGATGAACATGGGCATCGGGGAAACTTTTACGGTGGAATACGTCTCTATCGATAAAAAGCAGCTCACAGGTTTTGTAAGCACCTCCCTTACCATCCCTGTTTTGGTGCTTTTAATAGTGCTGCTGATCGTTATAGCTTTTCACGGCTTTTTCTACAGGCTCACTGGTCTTACAACACAAGTGCAGTATATTGTATGTTTCTTTAGCTTCTCCAATTTCTTCAGCGACTACCTGTTTACCGTCTTACGAAATAAAAATAAAGCTTTGAGCTTTGGCATGCTTGCCATTTTAAAAACAGTGTTGGAATTAACATTAGCGGTTGTTTTCATCCGGTTTCTGAAAATGGGCTATATGGGCAGAGTGCAAAGTATGTTTATAAGCACGGCTGTTGTATTTATTGTTACGCTTTTTTACTTCATCAAAAGTGGCTTGCTTACTTTTAGTTACAGTAAAAGCTGGGCCATGCTTATCCTGAAAAGGGGCTTTCCTGCAATTCCCTTGTTTTTTATGGTGTTCGTTTTATACAATACGGATAAGTATATGATCAACTATTTTTTTGGCCCCGCCAGGGCCGGGTTATATGGTTTAGCTGCACAATTTGCATTTATCATCACCATGCTCAGTTCGGCATTCATTACGCCTTTTTATCCATTTTTATATGAGAACCTGAACAAGGGAAATCTCCGGAAAGTGGTGATTGTAACAAGCAGTTATATGCTGCTGCTTGGTATAACTGGTTTGGCAATATACCTGCTTGCCCCTGTAGGTTTCAGGTATTTTATAGCCCCCAAATTTTATTCGTCATTATACTATCTGCCCTTTCTTATCGTAGGGCAATTTTTTTATAGTGCTTATATGATACTCGGTGGTTTGGTTTACTACAAAAGGCAAAATAATGTCTATTACTTTATTGCGCCGGTGGTCATATTGTTCACTATTGCTGTTAATTACTATTTGTTAAATACGTTAAAGATCGAACAATTTGCCTATACTTCGGCGCTCTCATACATGTTTTGCTTTATCCTTGTCGCTTTTTTTTACCGGCAGGAACTTAAAAAAGGGCTAATGATATTATACCGGTCTGGCTTTAAATTTATAAATTGA